The following nucleotide sequence is from Candidatus Rokuibacteriota bacterium.
CGCGCGCGGAGCACGAGGCGCAGGACGGGCTGATAGCGGCAAGGGCCCGATTCGTTGATCCCGGAAAGAGGAGCGGATGATGAGCGACCCAAAGAGCGGCGGACAGGAAGCGCCCTGGCAGTGGGCGGAAGCAAAGTGGCGCGGCATCGTCGGCAAGGTTCGGGCCGGCCGCTCGCTCAAGCCAATGCAGTGGAAGGACGGCGCGCGGGTGGCCGTCGCACTCTCGTTCGACTCCGATCACGAGAGCGGCACGCTCCGGGAGGGGGAGAGCTCGCCCGGGAAGCTCTCGCAGGGCCAGTACGGGAACCGGCAGGGCGTCCCTCGCATCCTGGCGCTGCTGAAGCAGCACCACGTCCCGGCGACCTTCTTTGTGCCCGCGGTCATCGCCCAGCTCTATCCCGACGAGCAGCGGCGCGTCGTCGCCGAGGGACACGAGATCGGCACCCACGGCTGGATCCACGAGCGCAACAGCATCCTGCCCGCCGAGACGGAGCGCGACTTGCAGAAGCGCGCCGCCGACACGCTGGAGCGAATCAGCGGTGTCCGGCCAGTGGGCATTCGCACGCCGTCCTGGGATTTCAGCCCGCACACTCTGGCCATTTCCCGCGAGATGGGCCTCGTCTACGACTCCTCGCTGATGGCCGACGACGAGCCGTACGAGCTGCTGGAAGACGGCCAGCCCACCGGCATGGTCGAGCTGCCGGTGGAGTGGATCCGAGACGACGCGATCTACTTCAACATGGACCGCTTCTCGGCCCTGCGCCCC
It contains:
- a CDS encoding polysaccharide deacetylase → MSDPKSGGQEAPWQWAEAKWRGIVGKVRAGRSLKPMQWKDGARVAVALSFDSDHESGTLREGESSPGKLSQGQYGNRQGVPRILALLKQHHVPATFFVPAVIAQLYPDEQRRVVAEGHEIGTHGWIHERNSILPAETERDLQKRAADTLERISGVRPVGIRTPSWDFSPHTLAISREMGLVYDSSLMADDEPYELLEDGQPTGMVELPVEWIRDDAIYFNMDRFSALRPYTPPASVLDIFKAEFDGAYAERGLFLLTMHPHIIGHRSRIALLARLIEHIRGHAGVWFATHAEIARYVKAQIGL